One Paenibacillus crassostreae DNA segment encodes these proteins:
- the tlp gene encoding small acid-soluble spore protein Tlp, which translates to MAKPDDRSDNVEKLQESVQNTIGNFREAEDYLNEFGDEIPVEERNTIEDKNERRKESIRGFRSEIKDEAQGSQNQ; encoded by the coding sequence GTGGCTAAGCCAGATGATCGTTCAGATAATGTTGAGAAACTTCAGGAAAGTGTCCAGAATACGATTGGGAATTTCCGTGAAGCAGAAGATTACTTGAACGAATTCGGGGATGAAATTCCCGTTGAAGAAAGAAATACAATTGAAGATAAGAATGAACGACGAAAAGAAAGTATTCGTGGATTCAGATCTGAAATTAAAGACGAAGCTCAGGGCTCACAAAATCAGTAA
- a CDS encoding putative holin-like toxin, translating to MEVKDALTIMFLFGMFILALLTYINSNKRK from the coding sequence ATGGAGGTAAAAGATGCATTGACAATTATGTTCCTATTTGGAATGTTCATTCTTGCTCTTTTAACATACATTAACAGCAACAAGAGAAAATAA
- a CDS encoding aminopeptidase, with protein MTDFQQQLLKYADIAVRIGVNIQKGQTLVVNAPITSVEFVRLIVKKAYEAGAKLVKVNWSDEVITRLQYELAADETFNQPPKWYAGEIIELVENGAAVLSVLAENPDLLTGIPQERITNAQRTRGLALAKYRQYVQSDKFSWSIVAVPSEEWAAKVFPDLDPTEQVQKLWEAIFHTVRVDLVNPVEAWQHHLETLATKSAILNSKKYKKLHYLAPGTDLTIELPEGHIWAAGDSTNEQGHTFVANMPTEEVFTAPLKTGVNGTVSSTKPLSYGGNIIDRFSITFENGRIIKVTAEQGQEALERLVAIDEGSHYLGEVALVPHQSPISESNILYYNTLFDENASNHLAIGSAYAFCIEGGKDMTQEELTQHGLNTSVTHEDFMIGSAQMDINGITEDGTEEPVFRNGNWAI; from the coding sequence ATGACGGATTTTCAGCAACAGTTACTTAAATATGCCGACATCGCTGTTCGTATTGGCGTAAACATACAGAAAGGTCAGACACTGGTCGTAAATGCACCGATAACTTCTGTGGAATTTGTTCGATTAATCGTGAAGAAAGCTTATGAAGCGGGAGCTAAGTTAGTGAAAGTCAACTGGAGTGATGAAGTTATTACTCGCCTGCAGTATGAATTAGCAGCGGATGAGACTTTTAATCAACCACCAAAATGGTATGCTGGAGAAATCATCGAGCTAGTGGAGAATGGTGCTGCGGTATTAAGCGTTCTCGCAGAGAACCCTGATCTACTAACGGGAATACCTCAGGAAAGAATTACAAATGCTCAAAGGACTAGAGGTCTAGCTTTAGCTAAATACCGTCAATACGTACAGTCTGATAAATTCAGTTGGTCTATCGTTGCTGTACCTTCTGAAGAATGGGCAGCTAAAGTATTCCCTGATCTTGATCCAACAGAACAAGTTCAGAAGCTATGGGAAGCTATATTCCATACCGTACGAGTCGATCTGGTTAATCCAGTAGAGGCTTGGCAACATCATCTAGAAACATTAGCGACTAAATCAGCGATCCTTAATTCTAAAAAATACAAAAAACTTCACTACCTCGCACCAGGTACAGATTTAACGATAGAACTTCCAGAAGGTCATATTTGGGCTGCAGGTGACAGTACAAACGAACAAGGACATACTTTTGTAGCTAATATGCCTACAGAAGAAGTATTTACTGCACCGCTGAAAACAGGTGTTAATGGAACAGTAAGTAGCACAAAGCCACTTAGCTATGGAGGTAATATCATCGATCGCTTCTCTATTACCTTTGAGAATGGGCGAATCATTAAGGTGACGGCTGAACAAGGTCAAGAAGCACTAGAGCGTCTAGTCGCTATCGACGAAGGTTCTCATTACTTAGGTGAAGTTGCCCTTGTACCTCACCAATCCCCGATCTCAGAGTCTAATATTCTCTATTACAATACGTTATTTGATGAGAATGCATCGAACCATCTTGCGATAGGAAGTGCTTATGCATTCTGCATCGAGGGTGGTAAGGATATGACTCAAGAAGAACTAACACAACATGGATTGAATACAAGCGTAACACACGAGGACTTTATGATTGGTTCAGCACAGATGGATATCAACGGAATTACAGAAGACGGTACTGAAGAACCTGTATTCCGTAATGGGAATTGGGCTATATAA
- a CDS encoding GNAT family N-acetyltransferase: MIDTKYQSKGNGEVAMKKLIERIKEDIQHRVIYISFEPENVWAKRLYEKLGFDEDGRVIDGEVVYKLEY, encoded by the coding sequence ATGATAGATACTAAGTATCAGTCAAAAGGTAATGGGGAAGTTGCTATGAAGAAGCTCATCGAAAGGATTAAAGAAGATATACAACATCGGGTGATATACATAAGCTTTGAACCAGAGAATGTTTGGGCAAAACGTTTATACGAAAAATTAGGATTTGATGAAGATGGCCGAGTGATAGATGGGGAAGTTGTGTATAAACTAGAGTATTAA
- a CDS encoding phosphoglycerate mutase family protein — translation MELIFIRHAQGEHTVNLPVSLDIRNPGLTKTGIEQSRILANKFILKPEDIVIVSPTRRTIETANIFINEEKIKKYISPLIGPRMFPQNPEWLTLACDEIYCSGDIEELYKEFEVVDFNEDLWTEGINTINERLFEELVERFIDWIKTFETTVYLITHDGTINNYRQILEERNLTRTDFLKETEWYKVIL, via the coding sequence ATGGAGTTAATATTTATTAGACATGCTCAAGGGGAACATACCGTCAATTTGCCTGTGAGTTTAGACATTCGAAACCCTGGACTTACTAAAACAGGAATAGAACAGAGCAGAATATTGGCAAATAAATTTATCTTAAAACCTGAAGATATTGTTATTGTGAGCCCTACAAGAAGGACAATTGAAACCGCTAATATATTTATTAATGAAGAGAAGATAAAGAAGTATATAAGTCCATTAATCGGTCCAAGAATGTTTCCACAAAATCCTGAGTGGTTAACTTTAGCATGTGATGAGATTTATTGTAGTGGTGATATTGAGGAACTGTATAAAGAATTTGAAGTGGTTGATTTTAATGAAGACTTATGGACAGAAGGCATAAATACAATCAATGAAAGATTATTTGAAGAACTAGTAGAACGATTTATAGATTGGATTAAGACATTCGAAACCACAGTTTATTTAATAACTCATGACGGTACGATTAATAACTACCGACAAATATTAGAAGAAAGAAACCTTACAAGAACTGATTTTCTGAAAGAAACAGAATGGTATAAGGTAATTTTGTAA
- a CDS encoding SDR family NAD(P)-dependent oxidoreductase, with amino-acid sequence MLQVDLTGKTALITGATGQLGRVMARTLAECGANIIIHYHGNETKANELKQEIESIGRQSLIVRADVTQFDDIIQMKNLIAEHFDHVDIVVANAVVQYEWKSVLDQSLEDYASQINTCVMQSVYLAKTFVPAMIERKAGRFIGINTECSMQNAPGQSAYVAGKRGMDGVYRVLAKEIGEHQITVNQIAPGWTISENDRNNHTEVSEDYNKTVPLKRRGTDQEIANVVAFVASDLASFITGAYIPVSGGNVMPAI; translated from the coding sequence ATGTTACAGGTCGATCTTACGGGGAAAACTGCACTAATCACAGGAGCAACGGGACAGCTTGGTCGAGTTATGGCCCGTACACTTGCTGAGTGCGGAGCGAATATAATCATTCATTATCATGGTAATGAGACTAAGGCAAATGAATTAAAGCAAGAAATTGAATCCATAGGTAGACAATCTTTAATTGTCCGAGCAGATGTTACACAATTTGATGATATCATCCAAATGAAGAATTTGATCGCTGAACATTTCGACCACGTAGACATCGTTGTTGCTAATGCTGTTGTTCAATATGAATGGAAATCTGTTCTAGATCAATCTCTTGAAGATTATGCGAGTCAGATTAATACCTGCGTTATGCAAAGCGTCTATTTAGCTAAAACATTTGTACCTGCTATGATCGAGCGTAAGGCAGGAAGATTTATTGGGATTAATACCGAGTGTTCTATGCAGAACGCCCCTGGTCAATCTGCTTATGTTGCTGGGAAAAGAGGTATGGACGGCGTATATCGAGTCCTTGCTAAGGAAATTGGTGAACATCAGATCACCGTTAATCAAATCGCACCAGGTTGGACCATTAGTGAAAACGACAGAAACAATCACACTGAAGTTAGTGAAGATTACAACAAAACCGTTCCCTTGAAACGTCGCGGTACAGATCAGGAAATTGCAAACGTCGTAGCTTTCGTTGCATCCGATCTTGCAAGCTTTATCACGGGGGCATATATCCCAGTTAGTGGTGGGAATGTGATGCCTGCAATTTGA
- a CDS encoding GNAT family N-acetyltransferase: MNKKIEEFSLNAWPALQNFVYDGWLLRFANGFTKRSNSINPIYDASEQNTQEKIQNCETIYTSVGLDTIFKVTPFVIPKNIDSILDKRGYDVVDLSSVQVIDLSAIEEPVTTNVNMKTEINNEWIDILSDFNNLSDSNAEITKKLFSVSYLKKGFFTLYDNSVPVACGAGVIEQNYVGLYDIVTNSRYRNRGYGRELILHILKWAKVNGASQSYLQVVKSNAPALKLYEGLGYQEIYTYWYRHKKLL; the protein is encoded by the coding sequence ATGAATAAGAAAATTGAAGAGTTTTCTCTAAATGCTTGGCCAGCATTACAGAACTTTGTATATGATGGGTGGCTCTTGCGTTTCGCGAACGGATTTACTAAAAGGTCTAATTCCATAAATCCCATTTATGATGCTAGTGAGCAGAATACTCAAGAGAAGATTCAAAACTGTGAAACTATTTACACAAGTGTCGGATTGGATACGATCTTTAAAGTAACTCCTTTTGTTATACCCAAGAACATAGATAGTATCTTAGATAAGCGAGGTTATGATGTTGTTGACCTTTCAAGTGTACAGGTAATTGATTTATCAGCGATTGAGGAACCCGTAACAACGAATGTAAATATGAAAACTGAAATTAATAACGAATGGATAGATATTTTGAGTGATTTTAATAACCTTTCAGATTCTAATGCAGAAATTACAAAAAAGTTATTTTCCGTGTCATATCTAAAAAAGGGGTTCTTTACACTGTATGATAATTCGGTACCAGTTGCTTGTGGGGCCGGAGTGATTGAACAAAATTATGTTGGACTTTATGATATCGTCACAAATAGTAGATATAGAAATCGAGGGTATGGTAGAGAACTCATTTTGCATATTTTAAAGTGGGCAAAAGTAAATGGAGCAAGTCAGAGTTATTTACAGGTAGTGAAAAGCAATGCACCCGCTTTAAAATTATATGAGGGACTCGGGTATCAAGAGATTTATACATATTGGTACAGACATAAGAAGTTGTTGTAA
- a CDS encoding glycosyltransferase has protein sequence MGRATGTVGVSIITCTNRPQFFDNILKNYRRQQYRNKELIIILNNDSMNLKQYRRKTRTYDNVTVYKIPEKISLGQCLNSGISRTRLPIIAKFDDDDYYSPFYLMEQVKALIRTKSDIVGKHACLVYLEATKKLVVRSPKEKNKYLEFVQGGTILFRRRVLKKVHFADRSVGEDVTFLKECMHKGFVTYATSPLNYVYMRRKNKKSHTWRVGDEHYLNGSKAIAVTENYRVIADREK, from the coding sequence TTGGGTAGAGCAACGGGTACAGTTGGGGTTTCTATAATCACATGCACAAATCGCCCTCAATTTTTTGATAATATACTTAAAAATTATAGAAGACAACAATACAGAAATAAAGAATTAATCATCATTCTTAATAATGACAGCATGAATCTGAAACAATACCGACGGAAAACACGAACCTACGATAATGTCACAGTATATAAAATACCCGAAAAAATATCATTAGGGCAATGTTTAAACAGTGGGATCTCCAGAACTAGATTACCGATAATCGCTAAGTTTGATGATGATGACTATTACTCACCGTTTTACTTAATGGAGCAGGTAAAGGCGCTTATACGCACGAAAAGTGATATTGTTGGAAAGCATGCTTGTCTTGTGTACCTGGAAGCTACCAAGAAGCTTGTTGTTAGGTCGCCCAAGGAAAAAAATAAGTATTTAGAATTTGTGCAGGGCGGTACTATTTTATTTAGAAGACGAGTGTTAAAAAAAGTTCACTTTGCAGATCGTTCAGTAGGAGAAGATGTTACTTTTTTGAAAGAATGTATGCATAAAGGGTTTGTAACATACGCGACATCGCCGTTAAATTATGTATATATGCGTAGAAAGAACAAAAAGAGTCATACATGGAGAGTTGGAGACGAACATTATTTAAATGGGAGTAAGGCCATAGCGGTAACTGAAAACTATCGTGTGATCGCAGATAGAGAAAAGTAA
- a CDS encoding VOC family protein encodes MKVQGFNHVTINVRNLEISINFYTSVLGLNIRHKGNKDAYLEWGSAWICLIEQDSYSEHIERQLGVDHVAFYIPEDHFKEAVKSLQDNHVKLVREAIKRGTGWSINFLDPDGTQLELHTSNLEERMKVWN; translated from the coding sequence ATGAAAGTTCAAGGATTCAATCACGTAACAATAAACGTTAGAAATCTTGAAATATCAATAAACTTTTATACAAGTGTTCTTGGGCTAAATATAAGGCATAAAGGAAACAAGGATGCATATTTAGAATGGGGAAGTGCATGGATCTGTTTGATTGAGCAAGATAGTTACAGTGAACATATAGAGAGACAACTAGGAGTAGATCATGTTGCATTTTATATTCCAGAGGATCATTTCAAAGAAGCAGTAAAATCACTCCAAGATAATCATGTAAAGTTAGTAAGAGAAGCAATAAAGCGTGGTACAGGCTGGTCAATCAATTTCTTGGATCCAGATGGAACTCAACTTGAATTACATACATCAAATTTAGAGGAAAGAATGAAGGTATGGAACTAA
- a CDS encoding DUF445 domain-containing protein, whose product MRTRYIASSSLIVMGIGFIITLFLPQNIAIRLLQGGFEAGLVGGFADWFAVTALFRHPMGIPIPHTSLLLNNRDKIVNSLISAMETELLNKESIKRKLSQMKLFNNISAGIFKLIRKREIRENVILSVKSTVENIALENVASFVQTALVGYVRNKELEPLIARAAISVVESEYDEKILDYVLNYGKGWASKPETEVLLGNLVHSKLEQLQLGGMKGFAVQAFLGFMSEDKLGSLLTGLLVSSIEDLSKPESQYRERIISEIRMQLTTAALNPEVTIQIQTWLNNKLSDSNTHGFIVEQLEELRVQLLHKLDEEVNNGGRIIVSSYRWISNILVKQEQRVQKWEQGLLNIIVNLVEKNYYRLGLLVKDNLDQMDDQTLVQMLEDKVGSDLQWIRVNGAICGFIIGLFLALLHMLV is encoded by the coding sequence ATGAGAACAAGATACATAGCAAGCTCTTCCCTGATTGTGATGGGAATCGGCTTCATAATTACATTATTTCTACCACAAAATATAGCGATTCGACTGTTACAGGGTGGGTTTGAAGCTGGATTGGTTGGAGGATTCGCCGATTGGTTTGCAGTTACGGCTTTATTCCGTCATCCGATGGGAATTCCAATTCCACACACATCATTGCTTCTCAACAATCGCGATAAAATTGTAAATTCATTAATCTCCGCTATGGAGACGGAACTCCTGAACAAAGAAAGTATTAAACGCAAACTAAGTCAGATGAAACTATTTAATAATATATCAGCTGGCATTTTCAAACTTATTCGCAAACGTGAAATTAGGGAGAATGTTATCCTTTCCGTGAAATCAACGGTTGAGAATATAGCACTTGAGAATGTAGCTTCTTTCGTACAAACAGCCCTAGTTGGCTATGTTAGAAATAAAGAGCTAGAACCGCTTATAGCACGAGCTGCTATTTCCGTCGTAGAGAGTGAATATGATGAGAAAATATTAGACTATGTTTTGAATTATGGTAAGGGATGGGCGAGCAAGCCTGAAACAGAAGTGTTACTCGGTAATTTGGTACATAGTAAATTAGAGCAGTTACAACTCGGTGGCATGAAAGGATTCGCAGTCCAAGCATTCCTAGGTTTTATGAGCGAAGACAAGTTAGGTTCTCTCCTCACAGGCTTATTAGTTTCTTCAATAGAAGATCTCTCCAAACCGGAAAGTCAATATCGTGAGCGTATTATTTCAGAAATTAGAATGCAATTAACTACTGCTGCTCTGAACCCTGAAGTAACGATCCAGATCCAAACATGGTTGAATAATAAGCTGTCTGATTCTAATACTCATGGTTTTATTGTAGAACAGTTAGAAGAACTTAGGGTTCAATTGCTACACAAACTGGATGAGGAAGTTAACAATGGCGGTCGTATAATTGTATCCTCATACCGTTGGATCTCGAATATTCTTGTTAAGCAAGAACAACGGGTTCAGAAATGGGAGCAAGGTCTTCTCAATATCATAGTAAATCTTGTGGAAAAAAATTATTATCGTTTGGGTCTATTGGTCAAAGATAATCTAGATCAAATGGATGACCAGACTCTTGTACAAATGTTAGAAGATAAAGTAGGAAGTGACTTACAATGGATTCGAGTGAATGGTGCGATTTGCGGCTTTATTATCGGGTTATTCCTCGCTCTTCTTCATATGTTGGTATAA
- a CDS encoding aminopeptidase, with the protein MLNFEEKCDNYATLAVQIGVNIQPGQTLVISAMVDSVDLVRRITRKAYEAGAKLVKVKYTDEAVSRMRYELASDESFLEAPTWHAGEMVELAEEGAAFLTVISSSPDLLKGIDPERISNHQRTFGQAMYKYRQYQQADKMSWNGIAAPSPAWAAKVFPDAAPEDQVNMLWDAIFAAVRADQPDPIQAWHDHIDKLQAKSNELNSKKYRSLHYVAPGTDLTIELPEGHIWAQAGSVNEQGISFVANIPTEEVFTAPLKTGVNGTVSSTKPLSYGGNIIDRFSITFENGRIIDFSAEEGYDTLERLVNMDEGSHYLGEVALVPFHSPISQSNILYYTTLFDENASCHLAIGSSYAFNLEGGKTMSQEELAAKGMNQSITHVDFMMGSAEMDIFGLTDDGKEEQIFAKGNWAF; encoded by the coding sequence ATGTTGAATTTTGAAGAAAAATGTGATAATTATGCTACATTAGCTGTGCAAATTGGCGTAAATATCCAACCGGGTCAGACACTTGTAATAAGCGCTATGGTTGACTCTGTAGATCTAGTGAGACGAATCACACGGAAAGCATATGAAGCGGGTGCTAAACTCGTGAAAGTGAAATATACCGATGAAGCTGTATCCCGTATGCGCTATGAATTAGCTTCAGATGAATCATTTCTTGAAGCTCCAACATGGCATGCTGGCGAAATGGTAGAACTCGCTGAGGAAGGTGCTGCATTTCTAACGGTTATCTCTAGTAGTCCTGATCTTCTGAAGGGCATTGATCCTGAGCGTATTTCAAATCATCAACGTACGTTCGGTCAAGCGATGTATAAATACCGTCAATATCAACAAGCCGATAAAATGAGCTGGAACGGGATTGCGGCTCCCTCCCCTGCTTGGGCAGCCAAAGTATTCCCAGATGCAGCACCAGAAGATCAAGTAAATATGTTGTGGGATGCGATCTTTGCAGCAGTCCGTGCAGATCAACCAGACCCAATTCAAGCTTGGCATGATCATATCGACAAACTTCAAGCTAAATCAAATGAACTTAATAGTAAGAAGTACCGCAGTCTTCATTACGTTGCACCGGGTACGGATCTAACTATCGAGCTCCCTGAAGGTCATATTTGGGCACAGGCTGGTAGTGTGAATGAACAAGGAATTTCCTTCGTAGCTAATATTCCTACAGAGGAAGTATTCACCGCCCCACTAAAGACCGGAGTTAATGGTACAGTCAGCAGTACCAAGCCATTAAGTTATGGTGGTAATATTATTGATCGTTTCTCTATTACGTTCGAGAATGGTCGTATCATCGATTTCAGTGCTGAAGAAGGATACGATACGCTGGAACGCTTAGTGAACATGGATGAAGGATCACATTATTTAGGAGAAGTTGCGCTTGTGCCATTCCACTCTCCTATATCTCAAAGTAATATCCTTTATTACACCACTTTGTTTGATGAGAATGCATCTTGTCATCTTGCCATCGGTAGCTCCTACGCGTTCAATCTTGAAGGCGGAAAGACAATGAGTCAAGAAGAGCTTGCTGCCAAGGGAATGAATCAAAGTATAACTCACGTAGACTTCATGATGGGATCTGCTGAGATGGACATCTTCGGCTTAACTGATGATGGTAAGGAAGAACAAATCTTTGCCAAAGGGAACTGGGCGTTCTAA
- a CDS encoding glycoside hydrolase family 3 protein, producing the protein MSETINYLFQNTSLPLEERVNDLVSRFTLEEKVGLMIQYQTAVERLGVKAYKHGTEAAHGMAWLGEATGYPQPIGLGCTWDTELMQRIGSAIGDEARGFYKQNPEINGLTLWAPTVDMERDPRWGRTEEAYGEDPILAGKLASALVQGMQGDHPKYLKAIATLKHFIANNNEVGRGDQSVSIDPRNMREYYLKAFEIPFKEGGAQSMMTAYNAVNGVPANLMPEVNEIVKQEWGMDGFVVSDAFDVSGTVRDHGYLETHKEAVARSVKEGGIDSITDDGELMKQSLREALAEGLLTEGDLDVALRNTFRVRFRLGEFDPEEDNPYAAIDESIILHPDHAKLSREATEKAVVLLKNEGGILPLQADKLKKVAVIGPLGGTVYRDWYSGSLPYVITPLQGIQEKLNAHGGQTTFSGGTDRVKLKSKRNGRYVQVQAGEQAALAATGDAGEQASVFELTDWGWDSHTIIAENNGLYLTTDDRIIKASADKIWEWFTKEVFLVRPSEEGPDQVTFSTWNDTPITVNSDSGDLLVGSGSAEETANEINVAGAASVANGEEDKITADVFEMEKVTDKFQAAKEVASDADLAVVFVGNHPLINGKETVDRPDITLAESQEQLIREVLSVNPNTIVVVVGSYPFALNWVDENVPAILYTTHAGQELGNAVADVLFGDVNPAGRLNMTWYKSVDQLPEFMDYDIIKGDRTYRYFKGDALYPFGHGLSYSTFRYDGLTLDRKQVSVDQDREIYLTVRVTNTSDCKGEEVVQLYGHAENSRVKRPLKQLLAFRRVLLQPGETVDVSFKLPMSELAMWDVTRERYAIENGTYIFMAGSSSANLPLNTALDVQGEVIPPRDLKQSVKAINYDAYEGVLIDECREGGSATKVKEQSGWISFEDAEFGARVNTVKLRAAAQTAASVEVRLQSPEGPLAGRVELLAGGAQEWRDYTAEVSGVSGRQDVFFILNGKVSLSMVQFV; encoded by the coding sequence ATGTCTGAAACAATCAACTATCTATTCCAGAACACATCTCTTCCACTGGAGGAACGCGTAAACGACCTCGTTTCTCGCTTCACGTTGGAGGAAAAAGTGGGACTTATGATCCAATATCAAACGGCCGTTGAGCGGCTTGGTGTGAAAGCGTATAAACATGGTACAGAAGCTGCCCATGGTATGGCTTGGCTTGGCGAAGCGACAGGATATCCGCAACCAATTGGTCTTGGATGCACTTGGGATACCGAGCTTATGCAGAGAATTGGTAGCGCTATCGGTGACGAAGCAAGAGGATTTTATAAACAGAATCCGGAGATTAACGGATTGACGCTTTGGGCGCCTACCGTTGATATGGAGCGCGACCCACGTTGGGGCCGGACTGAAGAAGCATACGGTGAAGATCCGATCCTTGCAGGTAAGCTGGCGTCGGCACTCGTTCAAGGGATGCAAGGCGATCATCCGAAATATTTGAAAGCGATTGCCACACTAAAGCATTTTATTGCTAATAATAATGAAGTAGGCCGCGGAGACCAATCGGTTAGTATTGATCCGCGTAATATGCGCGAATATTATTTGAAAGCATTTGAAATTCCGTTTAAAGAAGGTGGCGCCCAATCCATGATGACGGCCTATAATGCCGTTAACGGAGTGCCTGCGAATCTGATGCCAGAAGTGAATGAAATTGTCAAGCAAGAGTGGGGCATGGACGGTTTTGTCGTCAGCGATGCTTTCGACGTGTCTGGTACGGTTCGCGACCATGGTTATTTGGAGACGCATAAGGAAGCCGTTGCCCGTTCCGTGAAAGAAGGCGGCATCGACAGTATCACTGACGATGGAGAGTTGATGAAGCAATCACTACGTGAAGCGTTGGCTGAAGGACTGCTCACAGAGGGAGACTTAGATGTGGCCTTGCGTAATACGTTCCGCGTTCGTTTCCGTTTGGGTGAGTTCGATCCTGAAGAAGACAATCCATACGCTGCTATTGATGAGTCAATTATTTTACATCCAGACCATGCTAAGCTATCGCGTGAAGCTACAGAAAAGGCTGTTGTTCTTCTGAAAAATGAAGGAGGCATATTACCGCTACAGGCAGATAAGCTGAAAAAAGTCGCTGTTATTGGACCACTTGGTGGTACCGTATATCGAGACTGGTACAGCGGTTCCCTGCCTTATGTGATTACGCCATTGCAAGGTATTCAAGAAAAGCTGAACGCACATGGTGGACAAACGACATTCTCTGGTGGTACAGACCGAGTTAAGCTGAAGTCGAAGCGCAATGGACGTTATGTTCAAGTACAGGCTGGCGAACAAGCTGCTCTGGCTGCAACTGGAGATGCTGGCGAACAAGCTTCTGTATTTGAATTAACGGATTGGGGCTGGGACAGCCATACAATTATCGCTGAGAATAACGGACTTTACCTAACAACGGATGACCGGATCATAAAAGCCTCAGCTGATAAAATATGGGAGTGGTTCACGAAGGAAGTATTCCTTGTTCGTCCTTCGGAAGAAGGACCTGATCAAGTAACCTTCTCAACATGGAATGATACGCCAATTACGGTTAACTCTGATAGCGGAGATTTACTCGTAGGTAGCGGTAGCGCTGAAGAAACCGCTAATGAGATTAATGTAGCGGGTGCGGCATCTGTGGCAAATGGCGAAGAAGATAAGATTACAGCCGATGTCTTTGAAATGGAGAAAGTCACGGACAAATTCCAGGCAGCAAAAGAAGTGGCTAGCGATGCGGATCTGGCTGTTGTATTTGTCGGCAATCATCCGCTCATCAATGGTAAAGAGACGGTCGACCGCCCGGACATCACACTAGCTGAATCCCAGGAGCAATTGATTAGAGAAGTTCTATCAGTGAACCCGAACACGATTGTGGTCGTGGTGGGTAGTTATCCATTTGCTCTGAATTGGGTGGACGAAAACGTTCCAGCAATTCTTTACACCACTCATGCAGGTCAAGAGCTGGGGAATGCCGTAGCTGATGTACTCTTCGGTGACGTAAATCCAGCAGGACGTCTGAATATGACTTGGTATAAATCTGTTGATCAGCTACCAGAGTTTATGGATTATGACATTATTAAGGGTGACAGAACCTATCGCTATTTCAAAGGAGATGCACTTTATCCGTTTGGACATGGGTTGTCCTACAGCACATTCCGTTATGATGGTTTAACCCTTGATCGTAAGCAGGTTTCTGTGGATCAAGATCGTGAAATCTACCTTACAGTTCGTGTGACCAATACCAGTGACTGTAAAGGAGAAGAAGTGGTGCAGCTGTATGGACATGCAGAGAATTCTCGTGTTAAACGTCCGTTGAAGCAGCTACTTGCTTTCCGTCGCGTACTGCTGCAACCAGGTGAAACGGTAGACGTGAGCTTCAAGCTACCAATGTCCGAGCTAGCGATGTGGGATGTTACTCGTGAGCGCTATGCAATCGAAAACGGAACATACATCTTTATGGCTGGTTCTTCTTCAGCAAACTTGCCGCTGAATACTGCGCTCGATGTACAAGGCGAAGTTATTCCGCCGCGTGATTTGAAGCAGTCTGTGAAGGCGATTAACTATGACGCTTACGAAGGCGTGCTGATCGATGAATGTAGGGAAGGCGGCAGCGCTACCAAAGTGAAGGAACAATCCGGATGGATCTCTTTCGAAGACGCTGAGTTTGGCGCGAGAGTGAACACAGTGAAGCTTCGCGCAGCAGCTCAGACGGCAGCATCAGTCGAAGTTCGTCTGCAGAGCCCAGAAGGTCCGCTTGCGGGTCGAGTAGAACTGTTGGCAGGTGGTGCCCAAGAATGGCGTGACTATACTGCTGAGGTGAGCGGAGTAAGTGGACGTCAGGACGTGTTCTTTATTCTCAATGGTAAAGTCTCACTGAGCATGGTTCAATTTGTGTAA